One genomic window of Comamonas antarctica includes the following:
- the kdpC gene encoding potassium-transporting ATPase subunit KdpC: protein MDISTFPGAAPAPAPAALAARGLLRGALGLTGLTLAGFGFLYALAGVGLGQALFPAAANGSLLEQGGRVVGSALVAQPFTGARYFQPRPSAAGYDTMALAGSNQARSHPELRARLDAARAAVAQREGIAPAAVPAELFTQSGSGSDPHISPEGAAVQIARVAQARGMPRAALEQLVAQHTETRQLGVLGQPRVNVLALNLALDAKEAAR, encoded by the coding sequence ATGGATATTTCCACTTTTCCCGGCGCTGCGCCGGCCCCGGCCCCGGCCGCGCTGGCAGCGCGCGGCCTGCTGCGCGGCGCCCTGGGCCTGACCGGGCTGACGCTGGCCGGTTTCGGCTTTCTCTACGCGCTGGCCGGCGTCGGGCTGGGCCAGGCGCTGTTTCCCGCGGCCGCCAACGGCAGCCTGCTCGAGCAGGGCGGCCGCGTGGTCGGCTCGGCGCTGGTGGCGCAGCCGTTCACGGGCGCGCGCTACTTCCAGCCGCGGCCTTCGGCGGCGGGCTACGACACCATGGCCCTGGCCGGCAGCAACCAGGCGCGCAGCCACCCCGAACTGCGCGCGCGCCTCGATGCGGCGCGCGCCGCGGTGGCGCAGCGCGAGGGCATCGCGCCCGCCGCCGTGCCCGCCGAGCTGTTCACCCAATCGGGCAGCGGCAGCGACCCGCATATCAGTCCCGAGGGCGCCGCCGTGCAGATCGCGCGCGTGGCGCAGGCGCGCGGCATGCCGCGGGCCGCGCTGGAGCAACTGGTCGCGCAGCATACCGAGACGCGGCAGCTGGGCGTGCTGGGTCAGCCGCGGGTGAATGTGCTGGCGCTCAATCTGGCGCTGGATGCCAAGGAAGCAGCGCGATGA
- a CDS encoding sensor histidine kinase, translating into MGAEQAAQANALIGALQREGAGRLTLFLGASPGVGKTCAMLARARELLRQGQDVAIGIVETHGRAETQALAEGLPLVPRRSIDYQGRRLDEMDLDALLARRPAVALVDELAHRNAPGSRHDRRWQDVEELLDAGIDVYTTLNIQHLESLNDVVHQITGIRVAETVPDALLERLRDIRLVDLPPRELIERLHQGKVYLPDQAGQALQAFFSPSNLTALRELAMQTVADHVDADLRETRSARGLGGIALQRHVLVAIDGQGQSEYLVRAGARLAERRGAPWSVVCVETPRSLGRARQERQREIDKAFALARNLGGGTEILHGADVAQVLLDAAAARGARSIVIGRTRERPVARIFNRTLTQQLLRRGARYELTIVSTPQARQRARLRHGVNAEALGWRAPLRALLATAGAAAAAALGQRFLGLEDLSMVFLLAVLLVAARSRLATAVATAVLCFFAYDFFFLDPLLTLAIGSHGGVATAAMFLATALIAGRLASQLRQQVVALRAANAHATALQSLGQQLSKAADLGQVMAAGAAALQSTLQARAWIRIQGAAEPAANAALLDDKDLAAADWTERHGQASGRYTDTLSQSAWWFLPVRSDQQQLGVAGLQWPAGMARLGFEQRRLAESMVEDIAQAALRARLVADLEAARVSAETERLRSALLSSVSHDLRSPLSAMIGAAGSLSSYGKDMGEDDRHSLLQTIRLEGERLDRYIQNLLDMTRLGQQGLALERDWIGVDELVGSAARRLQRYVGHARVEAEIPDGLPLAHVHPALVEQALFNVLENAAKFSPPGAAIRVLARSTEAGLLQIDVCDQGPGIPEDERHRIFDMFYSVERGDRGQQGTGLGLTIVQAIIGAHLGSVEALPGPQGRGTTIRLTLPWGEPTAPGKH; encoded by the coding sequence ATGGGCGCTGAGCAGGCCGCGCAGGCCAACGCGCTGATCGGCGCGCTGCAACGCGAGGGCGCGGGCCGGCTCACGCTGTTCCTGGGCGCCTCGCCCGGCGTGGGCAAGACCTGCGCGATGCTGGCGCGCGCGCGTGAACTGCTGCGCCAGGGCCAGGACGTGGCCATCGGCATCGTCGAGACCCACGGCCGCGCCGAAACCCAGGCCCTGGCCGAGGGCTTGCCGCTGGTGCCGCGGCGCAGCATCGACTACCAGGGCCGCCGGCTCGACGAGATGGACCTCGACGCGCTGCTCGCGCGCCGCCCGGCCGTGGCGCTGGTCGATGAACTCGCGCACCGCAACGCGCCCGGCAGCCGCCACGATCGGCGCTGGCAGGATGTCGAGGAACTGCTGGACGCGGGCATCGATGTCTACACCACGCTCAACATCCAGCACCTCGAGAGCCTCAACGATGTGGTGCACCAGATCACCGGCATCCGCGTCGCCGAGACCGTGCCCGATGCGCTGCTCGAGCGGCTGCGCGACATCCGCCTGGTCGACCTGCCGCCGCGCGAGCTGATCGAGCGCCTGCACCAGGGCAAGGTCTACCTGCCCGATCAGGCCGGGCAGGCGCTGCAGGCGTTCTTCTCGCCCTCGAACCTGACGGCGCTGCGCGAGCTGGCGATGCAGACCGTGGCCGACCATGTCGATGCCGACCTGCGCGAAACGCGCAGCGCGCGCGGCCTGGGCGGCATCGCGCTGCAGCGCCATGTGCTGGTGGCGATCGACGGCCAGGGCCAGTCCGAATACCTGGTGCGCGCCGGCGCGCGCCTGGCCGAGCGCCGCGGCGCGCCCTGGTCGGTGGTCTGCGTCGAGACGCCGCGCAGCCTCGGGCGCGCGCGGCAGGAGCGCCAGCGCGAGATCGACAAGGCCTTTGCGCTGGCCCGCAACCTGGGCGGCGGCACCGAGATCCTGCATGGCGCCGACGTGGCCCAGGTGCTGCTGGACGCGGCCGCGGCGCGCGGCGCGCGCTCCATCGTCATCGGCCGCACGCGCGAACGGCCGGTCGCGCGCATCTTCAACCGCACGCTGACGCAGCAGCTGCTGCGGCGCGGCGCGCGCTACGAGCTGACCATCGTCAGCACGCCGCAGGCGCGCCAGCGCGCACGGCTGCGGCATGGCGTGAACGCCGAGGCCCTGGGCTGGCGCGCGCCGCTGCGGGCCTTGCTGGCCACCGCGGGCGCGGCCGCCGCCGCGGCGCTGGGCCAGCGCTTTCTCGGGCTCGAAGACCTGTCGATGGTGTTCCTGCTGGCGGTGCTGCTGGTGGCCGCGCGCAGCCGCCTGGCCACGGCCGTGGCCACCGCCGTGCTGTGCTTCTTTGCCTACGACTTCTTCTTTCTCGACCCGCTGCTGACGCTGGCCATCGGCTCGCACGGCGGCGTGGCCACGGCGGCGATGTTCCTGGCCACGGCGCTGATTGCCGGGCGGCTGGCCTCGCAGCTGCGGCAGCAGGTCGTGGCGCTGCGCGCCGCCAATGCGCATGCGACAGCGCTGCAGAGCCTGGGGCAGCAGCTGTCCAAGGCCGCCGACCTGGGCCAGGTCATGGCCGCGGGCGCGGCCGCGCTGCAGTCGACGCTGCAGGCGCGTGCCTGGATCCGCATCCAGGGTGCCGCGGAGCCGGCCGCGAACGCCGCGCTGCTGGACGACAAGGACCTCGCGGCCGCGGACTGGACCGAGCGCCACGGCCAGGCCAGCGGCCGCTACACGGACACGCTGTCGCAGTCGGCCTGGTGGTTCCTGCCGGTGCGCTCGGACCAGCAGCAGCTGGGCGTGGCCGGGCTGCAATGGCCGGCGGGCATGGCGCGGCTCGGCTTCGAGCAGCGGCGCCTGGCCGAGAGCATGGTCGAGGACATCGCCCAGGCCGCGCTGCGCGCGCGCCTGGTGGCCGATCTCGAGGCGGCGCGCGTCAGCGCCGAGACCGAGCGCCTGCGCTCGGCGCTGCTGTCGTCGGTATCGCACGACCTGCGCTCGCCGCTGTCGGCGATGATAGGCGCGGCCGGCAGCCTGTCGAGCTACGGCAAGGACATGGGCGAGGACGACCGCCACAGCCTGCTGCAGACCATACGCCTCGAGGGCGAGCGCCTCGATCGCTACATCCAGAACCTGCTCGACATGACGCGCCTGGGCCAGCAGGGCCTTGCGCTCGAGCGCGACTGGATTGGCGTGGACGAACTGGTGGGCTCGGCCGCGCGGCGCCTGCAGCGCTATGTCGGCCACGCCCGCGTCGAAGCCGAGATCCCCGACGGCCTGCCGCTGGCGCATGTGCATCCGGCGCTGGTCGAGCAGGCGCTGTTCAATGTGCTGGAAAATGCCGCCAAGTTCTCGCCGCCCGGCGCCGCCATCCGCGTGCTGGCGCGCAGTACCGAGGCCGGGTTGCTGCAGATCGACGTCTGCGACCAGGGCCCGGGCATTCCCGAGGACGAGCGCCACCGCATCTTCGACATGTTCTACAGCGTCGAGCGCGGCGACCGCGGCCAGCAGGGCACGGGACTGGGCCTGACCATCGTGCAGGCCATCATTGGCGCGCACCTCGGCAGCGTCGAGGCCCTGCCCGGGCCGCAAGGCCGCGGCACCACCATCCGCCTGACGCTGCCCTGGGGCGAGCCGACGGCGCCAGGAAAGCATTGA
- a CDS encoding response regulator has product MEQPSTQTAALAARVLVIDDEPQIRKFVDISLRSQGYATLLADTGERGLALLATQGADLVILDLGLPDRDGQQVLRELRQWSRVPVIVLTVRSSETQKVALLDAGANDYVTKPFGIEELMARIRVLLRNASRAPDAEPVYDDGVLRIDLARREVQLRGQPVALTRKEFALLSLLARQPGRLLTQPQLLREMWGPTHADDAHYLRILVGKLRHKLGDAAAAPRYILTEPGVGLRFQAQEHGQAAD; this is encoded by the coding sequence ATGGAACAGCCATCCACCCAGACCGCGGCCCTCGCGGCGCGCGTGCTGGTCATCGACGACGAGCCGCAGATCCGCAAGTTCGTCGACATCAGCCTGCGCTCGCAGGGCTACGCCACCTTGCTCGCCGATACCGGCGAGCGCGGCCTGGCGCTGCTCGCCACCCAGGGCGCCGACCTGGTGATCCTCGACCTGGGCCTGCCCGACCGCGACGGCCAGCAGGTGCTCAGGGAGCTGCGCCAATGGTCGCGCGTGCCGGTCATCGTGCTCACGGTGCGCTCCAGCGAGACGCAGAAGGTGGCGCTGCTCGATGCCGGTGCCAACGACTATGTGACCAAGCCCTTTGGCATCGAGGAGCTCATGGCGCGCATCCGCGTGCTGCTTCGCAACGCCAGCCGCGCGCCGGATGCCGAGCCGGTCTATGACGACGGCGTGCTGCGCATCGACCTGGCGCGGCGCGAGGTGCAGTTGCGCGGCCAGCCCGTGGCGCTGACGCGCAAGGAGTTCGCGCTGCTGTCGCTGCTGGCGCGCCAGCCCGGGCGCCTGCTGACCCAGCCGCAGCTGCTGCGCGAGATGTGGGGCCCGACCCATGCGGACGACGCGCACTACCTGCGCATCCTGGTCGGCAAGCTGCGCCACAAGCTCGGCGACGCGGCCGCGGCGCCGCGCTACATCCTGACCGAACCCGGCGTGGGATTGCGCTTCCAGGCGCAGGAGCATGGGCAGGCCGCGGATTGA
- a CDS encoding antibiotic biosynthesis monooxygenase family protein, which produces MIVEVVDFKIAPEQHEAFGPVLKNAVQTVLSQAAGYAGHSVLACIETPGRYVLTVHWETLEDHTVGFRQSPAFTAWRALIGPFFAQPPHVEHFMVVDSRAPN; this is translated from the coding sequence ATGATTGTCGAAGTGGTGGATTTCAAGATCGCTCCCGAGCAGCACGAAGCGTTTGGCCCGGTGCTCAAGAACGCCGTGCAGACCGTGCTGTCGCAGGCCGCGGGCTATGCCGGGCACAGCGTGCTGGCCTGCATCGAGACCCCGGGCCGCTATGTGCTCACCGTGCATTGGGAAACGCTCGAAGACCACACCGTCGGCTTTCGCCAGTCGCCGGCCTTCACCGCATGGCGCGCGCTGATCGGCCCGTTCTTCGCGCAGCCGCCGCATGTGGAGCATTTCATGGTGGTCGACAGCCGCGCGCCGAACTGA